AAATAATTGTGTCCACCTAATTATGAAGCCTAATGATTTATGAAATTATCATTACACAAATTGAAACTCAGGCTAGGCAGCATCTTTCAAGTTTCGGACAATAACTTATATTCATTTATGAATATTTTTAAATTGTTCATTATTAGTGTATTAATCGTAGGAATATTTTTTCGTTTTATTAATATTGATAAAAAAGTATTTTGGGGAGATGAAACTAGTACATTAGTGCGTATTTTTGGGTATACGTTTCAAGAAATGCGACAAAACTTCCTAACTAATTACCAACTGAATGTAGCAGATTTACAGAAATATCAAAGATTGCGTTCAGACAAAGGAACGTTGGAGGTAATTAAAGGATTAGCTGTGGAAGAACCCCAACTTCCACCAGCTTACTTTATCTTGTTGCGTAGTTGGGTTCAATTATTCAGTAGCTCTATAATTTCAGCCAGAAGTTTTTCTGCTGTCATCAGCTTGTTAGCTTTGCCAGCTATCTATTGGTTGTGTCGTGAGTTATTTCCCTCATCAAATACAGCATGGATGGCGCTTGGGTTATTAGCAATTTCTCCATTTCAAGTTCTCTACGCTCAAGAAGCCCGTCCTCAAAGTCTTTGGACTGTAACAATTCTTTTATCTAGCGCTGCTTTACTAAAGTCACTGCGTCAAGGTACAAAGTTAAACTGGTTATTTATACAGTTACTCTAACTATCAGCTTATATACATACCTTTTCTCTTGCTTAGTTGCCATAGGGCATGGCT
Above is a genomic segment from Nostoc sp. MS1 containing:
- a CDS encoding glycosyltransferase family 39 protein: MNIFKLFIISVLIVGIFFRFINIDKKVFWGDETSTLVRIFGYTFQEMRQNFLTNYQLNVADLQKYQRLRSDKGTLEVIKGLAVEEPQLPPAYFILLRSWVQLFSSSIISARSFSAVISLLALPAIYWLCRELFPSSNTAWMALGLLAISPFQVLYAQEARPQSLWTVTILLSSAALLKSLRQGTKLNWLFIQLL